From one Treponema denticola genomic stretch:
- a CDS encoding flagellin: MIINHNMSAMFAQRTQGVTNVHIGKDIEKLSSGLRINRAGDDASGLAVSEKMRSQIRGLNQASANASNGINFIQVAEAFLQETTDIMQRIRELAVQASNGIYSAEDRMQIQVEVSQLVAEVDRIASSAQFNGMNMLTGRFARETGENVVTGSMWFHIGANMDQRMRVYIGTMSAAALGIRDIGDEKIMTIETADAANRSIGTIDEGLKKINKQRADLGGYQNRMELTVVGLDIASENLQAAESRIRDADMAKQMVEYTKNQILSNTGIAMLAQANNNSQLVMSLLR; encoded by the coding sequence ATGATTATTAATCACAACATGAGTGCGATGTTCGCACAGAGAACGCAGGGTGTTACTAATGTACACATTGGTAAAGACATCGAAAAACTTTCATCCGGTTTACGCATTAACCGTGCAGGCGATGACGCTTCCGGTCTTGCAGTTTCCGAGAAAATGAGAAGCCAGATTCGAGGTTTAAACCAAGCTTCTGCAAACGCTTCAAACGGCATCAACTTTATCCAAGTAGCCGAAGCTTTCTTGCAGGAAACAACCGACATCATGCAGAGAATTCGCGAACTCGCTGTTCAGGCTTCAAACGGTATCTATTCTGCCGAAGACAGAATGCAGATACAGGTCGAAGTTTCGCAGCTCGTTGCCGAAGTTGACCGCATTGCAAGTTCAGCCCAATTTAACGGTATGAACATGCTTACAGGCCGATTTGCACGCGAAACCGGTGAAAATGTTGTTACCGGTTCTATGTGGTTCCACATCGGTGCCAACATGGATCAGAGAATGCGCGTTTACATTGGAACAATGTCAGCTGCAGCTCTCGGTATCCGAGATATCGGTGACGAAAAAATCATGACAATCGAAACAGCCGATGCTGCAAACAGGAGCATTGGAACAATCGATGAGGGTCTTAAAAAGATCAACAAGCAAAGAGCTGACCTTGGCGGTTACCAGAACAGAATGGAGTTGACGGTTGTCGGTCTCGATATAGCCTCGGAAAACCTCCAAGCTGCCGAGTCCAGAATCCGTGACGCAGATATGGCAAAACAGATGGTAGAATATACCAAGAACCAAATCTTGTCGAATACCGGTATTGCAATGCTCGCTCAGGCTAATAACAACAGCCAGCTTGTAATGTCTCTTTTAAGGTAA
- a CDS encoding aminopeptidase P family protein, whose protein sequence is MTVNDRIAALRQKMKEHSLSAYLIPSSDPHQSEYLPENYKTREFISGFTGSAGTVLVTKDKAILWTDGRYFLQAEKQLKGSVVELYKMLEPGVPTINEFLKSNLKSGEKFGMDGKVVSVFGFDSMEKELEGIELVTNLDLIGEIWENRPQAVLSKAFILDEKYTGKSAKEKIEEVRSMLAEKKADSTVIGALEDVCYLFNVRGRDIRCNPVVTAYALVDKTRAVIFISEKQLTDDVKTYFASQGITVMGYEDVFTEAAKLTGKVYIDPARTNVYLYNQIKAKTEKGLNLTSTLKAIKNEVELKNFDYTMEKDGAAMVKILKWVEENAGNGITEWDVSEQLLKFRAEGKDFLEESFETISGYGPNGAIIHYAPSPENSAKLEAKSFLLLDSGGQYLGGTTDITRTIKLGELTEQEKTDYTLVLKAHISLARAKFKAGTTGHAIDTIPREHLWAKGRDYKHGTGHGVGYVLSVHEGPQSISSKFLDVPMRVGMVTSNEPGLYVAGSHGIRIESLVVTTEFTKTEDGEFYQFKTITLCPIDTRPIVPGILSNDDIKWLNDYHKEVCERLMPYLDEEHKAFLKERTKAI, encoded by the coding sequence ATGACTGTAAATGATAGAATTGCCGCTTTAAGGCAAAAAATGAAAGAGCATTCTTTAAGTGCTTATTTAATCCCGTCCTCTGATCCCCATCAGAGTGAATATTTACCTGAAAACTATAAAACACGGGAGTTTATCTCCGGTTTTACAGGGTCGGCAGGAACCGTCCTTGTTACAAAGGATAAGGCTATTTTATGGACTGACGGCCGATATTTTCTTCAGGCTGAAAAACAGCTTAAAGGTTCGGTTGTTGAGCTTTATAAAATGCTTGAACCCGGTGTTCCGACAATCAACGAGTTTTTAAAATCCAACTTAAAATCGGGTGAAAAGTTCGGAATGGACGGTAAGGTTGTTTCCGTTTTCGGTTTCGATTCCATGGAAAAGGAACTTGAAGGTATAGAACTTGTTACTAATCTTGACCTAATAGGCGAAATATGGGAAAATCGTCCTCAGGCGGTTTTAAGCAAGGCTTTTATACTCGATGAAAAATATACCGGAAAATCGGCAAAAGAAAAGATTGAAGAAGTCCGTTCAATGCTTGCCGAAAAAAAGGCAGATTCTACGGTTATCGGTGCCCTGGAGGACGTCTGTTACCTTTTTAATGTCCGAGGAAGAGATATAAGATGCAATCCCGTAGTTACTGCGTATGCGCTGGTAGATAAAACAAGAGCCGTTATTTTTATTTCCGAGAAACAATTAACGGATGATGTTAAGACCTACTTTGCTTCACAAGGTATTACGGTGATGGGATATGAAGATGTATTTACAGAAGCCGCAAAACTTACAGGAAAAGTTTACATAGATCCTGCAAGAACAAATGTTTATCTATACAACCAAATAAAAGCTAAAACCGAAAAAGGCTTAAACTTAACTTCAACTCTTAAAGCAATAAAAAATGAAGTTGAACTTAAAAACTTCGATTATACTATGGAAAAAGACGGTGCTGCAATGGTAAAAATCCTAAAATGGGTAGAAGAAAATGCCGGAAATGGTATCACTGAATGGGATGTAAGCGAACAGCTCTTAAAATTCCGTGCCGAAGGCAAGGATTTTTTGGAAGAAAGTTTTGAAACTATTTCGGGTTACGGCCCTAACGGTGCTATAATTCACTATGCTCCTTCCCCTGAAAATTCTGCCAAACTTGAAGCTAAAAGTTTCTTGCTTTTGGACAGCGGCGGTCAGTACTTAGGCGGTACAACAGATATTACTCGAACCATTAAGCTTGGAGAACTTACAGAGCAGGAAAAAACGGATTATACCCTTGTTTTAAAAGCCCATATTTCTCTTGCCAGAGCTAAATTTAAGGCCGGAACCACAGGTCATGCCATAGATACTATCCCCAGAGAGCACCTTTGGGCAAAAGGAAGGGACTACAAACATGGAACCGGACACGGTGTAGGCTATGTACTTTCAGTTCATGAGGGGCCCCAATCGATTTCAAGCAAATTTTTAGATGTCCCGATGAGAGTCGGTATGGTAACATCCAATGAACCCGGCCTTTATGTTGCCGGAAGCCACGGAATCCGCATTGAAAGCCTTGTTGTTACTACCGAATTTACAAAAACCGAAGACGGAGAATTCTATCAATTTAAAACGATAACTCTTTGTCCCATTGATACAAGACCCATTGTCCCCGGAATTCTTTCAAATGATGATATTAAATGGCTCAATGATTATCACAAAGAAGTTTGTGAAAGACTTATGCCTTATTTGGATGAAGAGCACAAAGCTTTCTTAAAAGAAAGAACAAAGGCAATTTAA
- a CDS encoding DHH family phosphoesterase: MHNNSSSTIGKPLIPQKLSGFLNAYENFIIAGHKEPDGDCIGSCLAMSFFLKRKNKNCILMSAGPFKRTEIKEYEHLFTDKLEISDKINPKTTGLIILDCSGFDRVGEIAELLSGFKYIIIDHHTTNTEKSDTSLIMPEAPSTTYLIQSIIEEMGEKLTKEEADALFFGLCTDTGFFRHLDERSAEVFAHVSRLIEAGANPKQTFMKINGGKKFESRLLISRILNRMKTYYDGRLVISYETYDDLQEFGLESRDSDILYQLIQSIEGVEAICIVRQDSPSHCSVGFRSLDKIDVSKIASSFGGGGHKQASGLYIEGKFDDLIPRFVEAFGAQM; encoded by the coding sequence ATGCATAACAATAGCAGCTCAACAATCGGGAAACCTTTAATTCCCCAAAAATTATCGGGATTTTTAAATGCGTATGAAAATTTTATAATTGCAGGTCATAAAGAACCCGATGGGGACTGTATTGGGAGCTGCCTTGCAATGTCTTTCTTTTTGAAAAGAAAAAATAAAAACTGTATTTTAATGTCGGCAGGGCCTTTTAAGCGTACCGAAATAAAGGAATATGAACATCTTTTTACGGACAAGCTGGAAATTTCCGATAAGATAAATCCTAAAACCACAGGACTGATAATCCTTGACTGTTCAGGTTTTGACCGTGTGGGGGAAATAGCAGAACTCCTCAGCGGTTTTAAATACATCATAATCGACCATCATACTACCAATACCGAAAAATCCGACACTTCTCTTATAATGCCGGAAGCCCCTTCTACAACCTATTTAATTCAGTCAATAATTGAAGAAATGGGAGAAAAACTTACAAAAGAAGAAGCCGATGCCCTGTTTTTTGGTCTTTGTACGGATACGGGATTTTTTAGACATTTGGATGAAAGAAGCGCTGAAGTTTTTGCCCATGTATCCCGTCTTATTGAAGCAGGAGCCAATCCAAAACAAACCTTTATGAAAATAAACGGGGGTAAAAAATTTGAATCACGCCTCCTTATTTCCAGAATTCTAAACAGAATGAAGACTTACTATGACGGAAGGCTTGTTATTTCGTATGAAACTTATGATGATTTACAGGAATTCGGACTTGAAAGCAGGGATTCCGATATATTGTATCAATTGATTCAGTCGATAGAAGGAGTTGAAGCAATCTGTATTGTACGCCAAGACTCTCCAAGCCACTGTTCGGTAGGTTTTAGGTCATTGGATAAGATTGATGTAAGTAAGATTGCCTCATCATTTGGAGGCGGAGGGCATAAACAGGCTTCAGGCCTGTACATAGAAGGGAAATTTGATGATTTAATCCCAAGGTTTGTTGAAGCCTTTGGAGCTCAAATGTAA
- a CDS encoding chemotaxis protein CheA: MSDYLDINNEELLKDFFSEAEQQVEILESNVLVIEQNPEDRNAVDEIFRAAHTLKGGSATVEMLELSQFTHAMEDLLDEIRSGSVKVTGETVDLLLKSIDVIKLMLDARASGSVYSDDVSGIVNQLRSFIPAKPDKKSSKASAPKVSVTAAAPPVSAPKVQAAASSLDVKDYFSEYEILELAETIQKGEDLYAVVVKFDESNLMNSVGGIQVFAALKDYGSVLKTFPDFDALYEDEFHETVIYFLSSASDSKILEKAAFIGDVTLSASAEKLDIKEATIESSKPVQPSPAKAPEAGVPEVKVSEKAEEKTVEESKEQPSKPEKKQAQTNPQGSGHSSSGSILRVDANRIDYLLNLVSETVITKASLNQSTIEFAELYDKFQNSSTTYKDKTRKLLDKMPEYLEKIQQGYDINSIKQDVLNEYSSLLEVFGDFDSSMKAAVTKFKSSSQNLGRISGELQEGVMKIRMVPISQIFSRFPRVVRDLSRDLNKNVQLVIEGEDTELDKSVVEDLLDPIMHCVRNSLDHGVESPDVRKKLGKPEQGTLLLKASNEGNMIVIEVADDGHGIDVEAVKQKAVERGILHPNKSLTDVEAFQLVFAPGFSTSKTISSVSGRGVGLDVVKTHIEKLNGTVMVESEPNVGTRFIIKLPLTLAIIAGLLIRVGDEVYSIPITSVIESHRVKPDEINRIDNYEVFNVRDEVYSLLRLNRLFGITSAETDDDGYNYIVVVGTEEKKVGLMVDSLIGEESVVIKPLKDQFTNSPGIAGASILGDGSVSLIIDVAQLLELGLKQEMQARERREASIW; the protein is encoded by the coding sequence ATGAGTGATTATCTTGATATCAATAACGAAGAACTTTTAAAAGATTTTTTCAGTGAAGCTGAACAACAGGTCGAAATACTTGAAAGCAATGTTTTGGTTATAGAGCAAAATCCCGAGGATCGTAACGCAGTCGATGAGATATTCAGAGCTGCTCATACTTTAAAGGGCGGTTCTGCTACTGTAGAGATGCTGGAGTTGTCTCAATTTACTCACGCAATGGAAGATCTTCTTGATGAGATTAGAAGCGGTTCTGTTAAAGTAACCGGAGAAACTGTAGATTTGCTGTTAAAATCCATCGATGTAATTAAACTTATGTTGGATGCCAGAGCCTCAGGTTCAGTATACTCGGATGATGTGTCCGGTATTGTAAATCAATTAAGATCATTTATCCCTGCAAAGCCCGATAAAAAGAGCAGCAAGGCTTCAGCACCTAAGGTTTCTGTTACTGCAGCTGCCCCTCCTGTTTCTGCACCGAAAGTTCAGGCTGCGGCTTCAAGTTTGGATGTCAAAGATTATTTTTCAGAGTATGAAATTCTTGAGTTGGCTGAGACTATTCAAAAAGGTGAAGACTTATATGCTGTTGTTGTAAAGTTTGATGAATCAAATTTGATGAATTCCGTAGGTGGTATTCAGGTTTTTGCTGCCTTAAAAGACTACGGCAGTGTTTTAAAAACATTTCCGGATTTTGATGCCTTATATGAAGACGAATTCCATGAAACGGTAATTTACTTTTTGTCTTCAGCATCGGACAGCAAAATATTGGAAAAGGCTGCCTTTATAGGCGATGTTACTCTTTCTGCAAGTGCCGAAAAACTTGATATTAAAGAGGCAACTATTGAAAGCTCTAAGCCTGTACAGCCTTCTCCGGCAAAGGCTCCCGAAGCCGGTGTTCCTGAGGTAAAAGTTTCCGAAAAAGCGGAAGAAAAAACAGTTGAAGAATCTAAAGAACAGCCTTCTAAACCTGAGAAAAAACAGGCTCAAACAAATCCGCAGGGAAGCGGTCACTCATCATCAGGTTCCATATTGCGTGTAGATGCAAACAGAATAGATTATCTTTTGAACTTGGTAAGTGAGACCGTTATAACTAAGGCTTCTTTAAACCAGAGCACTATTGAATTTGCAGAACTCTATGATAAGTTTCAAAACTCCAGTACAACTTATAAAGATAAAACAAGAAAACTTTTGGATAAGATGCCCGAATATCTTGAGAAAATTCAGCAGGGTTATGATATAAATTCCATAAAACAGGATGTCTTAAACGAATATTCAAGCCTTTTGGAAGTTTTCGGCGATTTTGATTCTTCAATGAAGGCTGCCGTTACAAAGTTTAAGTCTTCATCTCAAAACTTAGGCCGTATTTCGGGCGAGCTTCAAGAAGGGGTTATGAAAATACGAATGGTTCCTATCAGTCAGATTTTCAGCCGCTTCCCCCGTGTTGTTCGAGACCTTTCAAGAGACTTAAATAAAAATGTTCAACTTGTAATTGAAGGTGAAGATACTGAACTCGACAAGTCTGTTGTTGAAGACTTGCTTGATCCTATAATGCACTGTGTAAGAAATTCCCTTGATCATGGTGTTGAATCTCCTGATGTACGCAAAAAGCTTGGAAAACCGGAACAAGGAACGCTTCTTCTTAAAGCCAGCAACGAAGGCAATATGATTGTTATCGAAGTTGCCGATGACGGTCACGGAATCGATGTTGAAGCCGTAAAGCAAAAGGCCGTTGAAAGAGGAATTTTACACCCGAATAAAAGCCTTACCGATGTTGAGGCCTTCCAGTTGGTTTTTGCTCCCGGTTTTTCGACAAGTAAAACGATTTCGAGCGTATCAGGCCGAGGTGTAGGTCTTGATGTAGTTAAGACTCATATCGAAAAATTAAACGGAACCGTTATGGTAGAATCCGAACCCAATGTCGGAACCCGCTTTATAATAAAACTACCCTTGACTTTGGCTATTATAGCGGGGCTTTTGATCAGGGTAGGGGATGAGGTTTACTCGATTCCGATTACTTCGGTTATAGAGAGCCATAGGGTAAAGCCGGATGAAATTAACCGCATAGATAACTATGAAGTTTTTAATGTCCGTGATGAGGTATATAGCCTTTTAAGGCTTAATCGCCTATTCGGTATTACATCTGCAGAAACCGATGATGACGGATATAATTATATAGTCGTTGTAGGAACCGAAGAGAAAAAAGTAGGTCTTATGGTAGACAGTCTTATCGGTGAAGAATCGGTTGTAATAAAGCCTTTAAAGGATCAGTTTACCAATTCTCCGGGAATTGCCGGTGCCTCAATTTTAGGTGACGGCTCCGTTTCATTGATTATAGATGTTGCACAGCTGCTTGAGCTTGGTTTAAAGCAGGAAATGCAGGCTAGGGAGCGCCGTGAGGCTTCAATTTGGTAG
- a CDS encoding flagellar protein FlaG yields the protein MSIEINGIGHQAALQQKRDTVINGSMRAASDVIVQKEAAEQAENQKTLVDPNEISKAVAQIQKLCDMCDRKLQFRVNKETNRIVVKVIDANTDKVIREIPSEAIQRLQARILETVGLLFDESI from the coding sequence ATGAGTATAGAAATAAACGGCATAGGGCACCAAGCAGCATTACAACAAAAACGTGATACAGTGATTAACGGCTCAATGAGAGCTGCATCGGATGTAATAGTACAAAAGGAAGCTGCCGAACAAGCCGAAAATCAAAAAACGCTGGTGGACCCGAATGAAATCTCAAAAGCGGTTGCACAAATCCAAAAGTTATGCGACATGTGTGATCGAAAATTACAATTTAGAGTAAATAAAGAAACAAACCGCATCGTTGTTAAGGTAATAGATGCAAATACCGACAAGGTAATAAGGGAAATACCATCCGAAGCAATACAAAGACTGCAAGCAAGGATACTTGAAACAGTCGGCCTTTTATTCGATGAATCAATCTAA
- a CDS encoding flagellin: protein MIINHNMSAMFAQRQGGVNELHLAKNIEKLSSAQRINRAGDDASGLAVSEKMRSQIRGLNQAGQNIQNGVSFIQATEGYLGETTDIIQRLRELAIQASNGIYSAEDRMQIQVEVSQLVDEVDRIASHAQFNGMNILTGRFAQDSVSGPMQLHVGANMDQREKIYIGTMTATALGIIGAQQGGEDKMISMSSVDGANMALGALDNALKQINKQRADLGAYQNRFEMAYNGIAIASENMQAAESRIRDADMAKEIVDYTKNQILIQSGTAMLAQANAQPQAVVRLLQ, encoded by the coding sequence ATGATTATTAATCACAATATGAGTGCAATGTTTGCACAGAGACAGGGAGGAGTCAACGAACTTCATCTCGCAAAAAACATCGAAAAACTTTCCAGCGCGCAAAGAATCAACCGCGCAGGTGACGATGCTTCAGGTTTAGCCGTATCCGAAAAGATGCGCAGCCAAATCAGAGGTTTAAACCAAGCCGGACAGAATATTCAAAACGGTGTTTCTTTCATTCAAGCAACGGAAGGTTACTTAGGTGAAACGACAGATATAATACAGAGATTAAGAGAGTTGGCTATACAAGCCTCAAACGGTATTTATTCCGCCGAAGACAGGATGCAGATTCAAGTTGAAGTTTCACAGCTTGTTGATGAAGTAGACAGAATCGCAAGCCATGCTCAGTTTAACGGAATGAATATCCTAACAGGCCGTTTCGCTCAAGATTCCGTATCGGGACCTATGCAGCTCCATGTCGGTGCAAATATGGATCAAAGAGAAAAGATCTATATAGGAACAATGACAGCTACAGCACTCGGTATTATAGGAGCACAACAAGGCGGAGAAGACAAAATGATTTCAATGTCTTCAGTAGACGGTGCAAATATGGCATTGGGAGCCCTTGATAATGCTCTTAAGCAGATTAACAAGCAGCGCGCAGACCTAGGTGCATATCAGAATAGGTTTGAAATGGCATATAACGGTATAGCAATTGCTTCCGAAAATATGCAGGCTGCCGAATCAAGAATCCGAGATGCAGACATGGCTAAAGAGATTGTAGACTATACAAAGAACCAAATCTTGATCCAATCAGGAACTGCTATGTTGGCACAAGCCAATGCTCAGCCTCAAGCTGTTGTTAGGCTTCTTCAATAA
- the gap gene encoding type I glyceraldehyde-3-phosphate dehydrogenase, translating into MKVAINGFGRIGRLVFQALVNQNLLGKDKFDVVAVVDLSTDAKYFAYQLKYDSVQGKMNAEIGTDGDDVLVVNGHKIKCISGKGLTPAQLPWKELGIEVVIESTGIYTNEKAYEHIEAGAKKVIISAPGKSKDPSKPIKTFVMGVNENEYKAAEHHVVSNASCTTNCLAPVVHVLLKEGFGIETGLMTTIHAYTATQKTVDGVSLKDWRGGRAAAVNIIPSTTGAAKAVGEVLPTTKGKLTGMSFRVPTPTGSVVDLTIRTEKDTSIEEIDKAIKKASESYLKGVLAYCDEEIVSTDIIHDPHSSIYDSKATLQNNLPGEKRFFKLVSWYDNEWGYSNRVIDLLKFITK; encoded by the coding sequence ATGAAAGTAGCTATCAACGGATTCGGAAGAATCGGAAGACTTGTTTTTCAAGCCTTGGTAAATCAAAACTTGCTTGGAAAAGACAAATTCGATGTTGTTGCAGTTGTTGACCTTTCAACGGATGCAAAGTATTTTGCCTATCAATTGAAATACGATTCGGTTCAAGGCAAGATGAATGCCGAAATAGGCACTGATGGAGATGATGTCCTTGTAGTAAACGGTCATAAAATTAAGTGTATATCGGGAAAGGGATTAACTCCTGCACAATTACCGTGGAAAGAACTCGGAATCGAGGTTGTAATTGAAAGCACCGGTATTTATACAAATGAAAAGGCCTACGAGCATATCGAAGCCGGAGCAAAAAAGGTTATCATCTCAGCTCCCGGAAAAAGTAAGGATCCTTCAAAACCCATTAAAACATTTGTTATGGGCGTAAACGAAAACGAGTATAAGGCAGCAGAGCATCATGTAGTTTCAAATGCAAGCTGTACTACAAACTGCTTGGCTCCTGTTGTGCACGTTCTTTTAAAGGAGGGCTTCGGCATTGAAACAGGACTTATGACAACCATTCATGCCTACACGGCAACTCAAAAAACTGTAGACGGTGTTTCTCTAAAAGACTGGAGAGGCGGAAGGGCCGCAGCCGTAAACATTATCCCCTCAACCACAGGCGCTGCAAAGGCTGTAGGAGAAGTTCTTCCCACTACAAAAGGAAAACTGACAGGTATGTCCTTTAGGGTTCCTACCCCCACGGGCTCCGTTGTAGACTTAACAATCCGCACCGAAAAAGATACCTCCATTGAGGAAATCGATAAGGCAATTAAAAAAGCCTCGGAAAGCTATCTAAAGGGTGTTTTAGCCTATTGTGATGAAGAAATAGTTTCTACCGATATTATTCACGATCCTCATTCTTCAATCTATGACAGCAAGGCAACTTTACAAAACAACCTTCCCGGCGAAAAGAGATTCTTTAAACTTGTTTCATGGTATGATAATGAGTGGGGTTATTCCAACAGAGTAATCGATCTGCTTAAATTTATAACAAAGTAG
- a CDS encoding CheR family methyltransferase: MEETNELKLNTNTDLSSGEADSLHEQVVVVDFKMVTFSLAGKDYAIDIMRVKEIAKAGNFTYVPNTSPFVLGVYNLRGDIIPIIDLRIFFNIPVPTRKKNQPESMVIINVQDQTFGVVVDFIDKVVGVSSSTIQPPHPIFGDINIKYIHGVVENGGHLYILLDVDKIFASRQKDKVEENLPPVTAAAVKEPVKVQVNQSSENLDIKFIGDTLSAMGKFYISAVNEDWVKERYVEWKDMRPSGSLQIQSEKDAGEFLSSFLSPFTKNFWSEAYINAYYKMLPENTSSVINVWCIGCGQGYEAYSLAVLLKMRYPRAHVKIYANDSDLLAISNAPMLSVPDDIASGIYETYITKTASGSLTFSKEIKDMILFEYHDCTHQNAVPDVDIIVARDVLSFMNPNVQRTLIEEFREKLKDSGLIILGHNEAMPKQDGWLRNSSGDIVIFTKE; this comes from the coding sequence ATGGAAGAAACAAATGAATTAAAATTAAATACAAATACGGATCTAAGCAGCGGTGAAGCCGATTCTCTTCATGAACAGGTTGTTGTCGTTGATTTTAAGATGGTAACATTTTCCCTTGCCGGTAAGGATTATGCTATAGATATTATGCGCGTTAAGGAAATAGCAAAGGCTGGAAACTTTACCTATGTACCCAATACTTCTCCATTTGTGTTGGGAGTATACAACCTCCGCGGTGATATTATTCCGATAATTGATTTGCGTATTTTCTTTAATATTCCGGTACCGACTCGCAAAAAAAACCAGCCTGAAAGTATGGTTATCATAAATGTTCAAGATCAGACCTTCGGTGTTGTAGTTGACTTTATTGATAAGGTTGTGGGTGTATCCAGCAGTACAATTCAGCCCCCGCATCCTATCTTCGGTGATATAAATATTAAATATATTCACGGTGTTGTAGAAAACGGAGGTCATCTGTATATTCTTCTTGATGTCGATAAGATATTTGCTTCGCGTCAAAAAGATAAAGTTGAAGAAAATTTACCTCCTGTTACAGCCGCTGCAGTAAAAGAGCCTGTAAAAGTACAAGTAAATCAATCTTCAGAAAATTTGGATATAAAATTTATAGGCGATACATTATCGGCTATGGGTAAATTCTATATTTCTGCCGTTAATGAAGATTGGGTCAAGGAGAGGTATGTAGAGTGGAAGGATATGCGTCCTTCAGGAAGCTTGCAAATTCAATCCGAAAAAGATGCCGGAGAATTTTTATCCTCTTTCTTGTCACCTTTTACAAAAAACTTTTGGAGTGAGGCCTATATAAATGCCTATTATAAAATGCTTCCGGAGAATACTTCTTCCGTAATTAATGTTTGGTGTATAGGATGCGGCCAAGGATATGAAGCATACAGTCTTGCTGTTCTATTAAAAATGCGTTATCCTCGTGCTCATGTAAAGATTTATGCAAATGATTCGGATTTGTTGGCTATTTCGAATGCTCCTATGCTTTCGGTTCCCGATGATATTGCTTCAGGTATTTATGAGACATATATTACAAAGACTGCTTCAGGAAGTTTGACATTTTCAAAAGAGATAAAGGATATGATTCTTTTTGAGTACCATGATTGTACTCATCAAAATGCCGTTCCCGATGTAGATATAATTGTTGCAAGGGATGTTTTGTCTTTTATGAATCCAAATGTTCAAAGAACCCTAATAGAAGAATTTAGGGAAAAGCTTAAAGATTCCGGACTTATAATTCTGGGTCATAATGAGGCAATGCCCAAGCAAGACGGCTGGCTGAGAAACAGCTCAGGTGATATTGTAATTTTTACAAAAGAATAA
- a CDS encoding YebC/PmpR family DNA-binding transcriptional regulator yields MSGHSKWATIKHAKGAADAKRGQLFTKFIKEISIAAKMGGGDPATNPRLRTAVLKARAANMPKDNIERAIKKGTGELGAVNYEELLYEGYGPGGVAVLVEVLTDNKNRTAASVRNIFTKSGGNLGATGSVAYMFNRKGVIEYDAEVVSEEAIMEAALEAGAEDIATEDGVITVTTDPNDFASVLEALQEKGFESVSAAVSMVPDTYVALDADTTQKALKMIDKLEEDDDVQTVSSNIEIPEGFEMPE; encoded by the coding sequence ATGTCAGGACATAGTAAATGGGCGACAATTAAACATGCCAAGGGCGCAGCTGATGCTAAAAGAGGTCAGCTGTTTACTAAATTTATCAAAGAAATTTCAATTGCTGCAAAAATGGGAGGCGGAGATCCGGCTACTAACCCAAGACTTAGAACAGCTGTTTTAAAAGCTCGTGCTGCAAACATGCCTAAAGACAACATAGAAAGAGCAATTAAGAAGGGTACAGGAGAGCTTGGAGCTGTAAACTATGAGGAGCTTTTGTATGAAGGCTACGGCCCCGGCGGAGTTGCCGTTTTGGTTGAAGTTTTAACGGACAACAAAAACAGAACAGCAGCCAGTGTTCGAAATATTTTTACAAAGAGCGGCGGAAACTTGGGTGCAACAGGTTCCGTAGCTTATATGTTTAACCGAAAAGGCGTTATCGAATATGATGCCGAAGTTGTAAGTGAAGAAGCAATTATGGAAGCCGCTCTTGAAGCAGGAGCCGAAGATATTGCAACTGAAGACGGTGTTATTACCGTAACAACCGATCCCAACGACTTTGCTTCGGTTCTTGAAGCTTTACAGGAAAAAGGCTTTGAATCCGTATCTGCTGCCGTATCGATGGTTCCGGATACCTATGTAGCCTTAGATGCCGATACAACTCAAAAAGCCTTAAAGATGATCGATAAGTTGGAAGAAGATGATGATGTTCAGACCGTTTCCTCAAATATCGAAATTCCTGAAGGCTTTGAGATGCCGGAATAA